In Streptomyces camelliae, the sequence TGTCCCAGGCCCCAGGCTCGTCCGAGCAGGCGGCGAAGGTCAGGATCACGGGCGCGGTCGGCGGACGGAACGTGGACGGCACGGGCACGCTCCTCGCCCAGGGCGACGAGATCACCCTCACTGTTCCTGGTGCCCGGCAGCCCGCGCCCGCGTGGCGGGTCACGCTCCCGGAGGGCGTCGGCTTCACCGCGGCACGCTCGACCTCGGACGGCGTCGAGATCACCATGGTCGGCCACCAGGTGACGCTGGGCAGATCGCGCTTCACGAGATGAACGCCGGCCACACCCCCGAACACCGGCACCGTCCCGACACACCGACCGGAGAAGACACACCTGTGACGCCGCACTCCGCAGACGAAGAGGCCTGGACGATCTACGGCCAACAGCAGCTCGACCGGGGATACTCGCCACCGGTCCCGGAGCGCATCGACTGGGGCTTCTGGCCGGGTGTGGGTCCGGGGGCGGAGATCATCGGAGACATCCGGGGCAAGCGGGTGCTCGACATCGGTTCGGGCCCCGGCCATCACGCCGTGCACCTGGCCCGCACCTACGGCGCCCTCGTGGACGGCGTCGATCTGTCCCCCACGCAGCACCGACGCGCGCTGAACGACCACGGCACAGAGCCCGGTGTCCGTTTCCTGTGCGCCGACGTCGCCGAGCATCTCCGCCGGACCCAGCGGTCGTACGAAGCCGCGTACGCCCTGCGCACCTTCGGCTGCGTCGATCCACTGCACCTGCTGCCGGCACTGTGCGACGGGCTCGTACGGGGCGCGCCGCTGGTCTTCTCGGCCCTGCACACCGACGCCGACGGACAGGGGCCGTCGAGTGAGCCGGTGGTGCGTCAGGGATACGTCCGGCTGCGTGACCAGGAGCCCATCGCGGTGCGGATGTGGGTGCTGTCACCGGTGCTGTGGGAGGAGCTGCTGGCCGCCCACGGCTTCGACGTGGAGGTGTCCGAGCTTCTCGCCGCCCCAGACGCGGACAATCCCGTGGTCGTCCAGCTGGTCCGCGCCCGGCGCCGTTGAGCGGCCTGCCCATGGGCCTCGGCTGTGCACACCGGTGACACACCGGCGCGCAACGGCCGCGATGACCGCACACCCACTCGGCCGGGCCTCGTCCAGGCCCGTCGAGGGGCGGAACACCGCATCTAGCCGAGGATCTGCGCGGCGAGCGCGGTTCCCTCGACACGGGCACGGATCTTGGCGAACGCCACCTCACGTGACGTGGAGGTGTCGTCGGCGAACGGGGCGAAGCCCGCGTCGTCGCAGGTGCCCAGCTGGTCGACGGGGATGTGCTTGGCGGCCCGCAGCACCCGGTCGCGGACTTGCTCAGCCGTCTCCACGCGCGGATCGGTCGGGTCGGTGACACCGACGAAGACCCGGGTTCCAGGGCGCAGCTCGTCGGCGATCAGGCGCAGAACACGGTCCGGGTCGGCCTCGCTCGCGAGCTGCAGATAGAAGTTGCCCGCGGTGAGCCGAAAGAGCCTGGGCAGCAGCTCGGCGTAGTCGACATCGAGGCTGTGTGTGGCGTTCTGGTCGGCGCCGGGCCCGCTGTAGACACCGATGCGGGCCCGCTCGCTCTCGGTGAAGCGGGCCAGCACCTGGTTGTTGAGGGAGACGAAATCGTCCAGCACCTGCCCGCTGGGGTCGAGCTTGAGGGAGAGACGGGCCTCTTCGAAGTCGAGTTGGACGACATGCGCACCGGCGTCCAGACACCTGCGGATCTCTGCCTCCGCCTCATCGGCCAGCTGGTGGAGGTACTCCTCCCGCGGGTACCCCACGATCCCGGCGGCCGGGTAGAGCAGGCTCAGCGCGGACGGCGCGACGACGGCCTGCTTCACCGGCACCCGGGCGTGCTGCAGGGCGGCGCGCAGGTACTGGTCGGCGGACACCAGATAGCGGAAGGGCCCGGCCGTCAGAGCGGGCAGCTGCCGCTGGTGCCCGTCGGCGAAGGGGATCACCACGCCGTCGGACGACAGGCTGGGGGAGCCCGCGATGGGATAGGTGAGAAAGCTGGGCTTGCTCTGCTCGCCGTCGGTGACGACCGGCGACCCGGCCGCCTCAAGCCGTTCGATGGTGTCACGGACGGCTTCTCGCTGGGCGCTCGTGAAAGCATCCTCGCCCAGTTCCCCGGTCTGGAACGCGGCCCTGGCCTGGAGCAGCTGAGGAGAACGGGGAAGGCTGCCGATGGGTTCGGTAGGGATGATCATGCCGGCAGCCTAGGGAGCACACAGTCAGCGTTGCGGTCCGAACACCTCCCGCTCCCCTGATTCCACCCACACAGGGCACGAGCGCCCCATGGCGTTGACCTTGGCCTTGCCGCTGAGGGCGAGGTTCGGCATTGAGCTACGACCGGCTCCAGGACGCGGCGGCGCCGCCGCGGTGCACGCACGGCCGGCACGCCCTGACCTGCACGGCGCCGGATCGCAGTCGTCGGCGATCGGCGTCCCCGGCCGCCGGAGCCGGCTCGCGCACCAGGAACACATCCACCGCATCCACGGACTCGACCGTGGATATCGGCCGCCCAGGAACGCCATGACCCGACTCCGGTCCAGGCACTCACCACGGGACGGGAGAGGCACGACACATGAACGGCCCCTGTCGCCCATCTTGTCACCGCGCAACGCACAGGCTTCACTCAGCAGAAAACAGGCTGACCCACCCGTATCATCCCCTGTGTTGTGCACCTTCGAAGCACAACTCCCGCTCACCGCCTGCCGTCACCGGTTTCGTGGAGCGAGCGGCACATCACCGCCGGACACGGAGGAACAGATGTCTGAAAGCATCACACCCGTCACCGAGTTGACCTCGCAGTACGTCAGCCAGGTGTCCAATGACCTCGAACACAATGTCAAGGAACAGGAACGCATCACGGCCGAAATCGCGGCACTGCAAGAGCAGTTGACCGGTCTGCAGCATGATCACGGCGTCCTCGTGAGCATGCAGCAGGCGCTCGGTGTCACGCCCCCGGCCGCCACCGAGGGCGTCGTGGTGCCCGCCCCGCGCAAGAAGTCCACCACGGCGACCGGCCCGGTGAAGACGCCGAAGAAGGCGAGCGTGCCGGAGCCCGAGGCCAAGAAGCAGCCGGCCAAGAAGCCCGTGGCGAAGAAGGCGGCGGCGAAGAAGCCCGAGGCCAAGAAGGCTGCCCCGCAGGCGGCTCAGCCCACGCTCGTCGAACTCGTCCGGCGTCACCTGGCGGACCAGAAGGAGCCCCGTTCCGCGGCCGAGGTCGCCGAGGCGCTCGGCAAGGCACTTCCCGACCGGGAGATCCAGACCAAGGTCATCCGCACCACGCTGGAGAACCTGGTGGCCCGCAACGGCGCCCAGCGCACCAAGCAGGGCACGTCCGTCTTCTACACCGTTCCCGCTGCCGCCGAGCCTGCGGCCGCGAGCGAGCCGGAGGCCGGGTCCGACGCCTCCGCGTGACCCGTGGCCGCGGTGCCGGCCGTGCCACCCGGGCGCCGAAGAAGTGTCTCCGGCCGCTCGGGACCGGTCGTGGTCGGCACCGGCGCGTGTCGGTTCCGGTCCTCCAGGTGGCGATCGGCCGTGCCGTGTCGTGGACGAGGAGGCCGCGCGGGGCCGAAGCCGGCCCGACGGCCGTCCTGGAGCAACGAGACCGCGCCCATCACCTGGACGTGGAAGACGACGAAGCCCTCGGCATGACCGGCCGAGCATGCGCGACCGTACGACTGAGCCGCTGAGCGCCGCCCTGACGGTGCACACACCATCCGAGGCCCGCCACCCGGTCGCCATCGAGCAGAGCTACGCCGTCGCCCAGTGGGTCGTCGGGCAGGGCGCGGCCAAGGCCCTGGACGGGTCCCGGCCGGCCGTGGCCGGTGTCTCCGTCGGCGGCAACATGAGCGCCGCGCTCACCCCCGGATGGCCAAGGAGCGGGGCGGTCCCACGCTGGTCCAGCAGGTGCCGTGTCACCCGGCGACCGACGAGGCCGAGCGCGCCCAGATCATCCAGGACTTCGTGATGCTCAACGTCCTGCGCGGCACCCACGCGGCCGGGGCGGCCATCGACCTGGCCGTCCGCACGCTGCGCTCCGCTCTGCACACCGACTGAGCCGGAAGGTCGCGTCTCCTGTATGCCGGTGCCCCACGTGCTCTCCACGGCGCCGGCCTCCCCAGAGGGTGACGGGGTGCCGGCGGCGGTCCGCTCCCCCTGAGACCGCCGCCGGCTGCTTGTCAGGAATTCGGTCTCCCGTGACGTACCCTCGCTCGCGATGATTATCTGCGGTCGCCGTGCAGAAATGATTCCGCCGCGACATTTCATACAGAATTACCAGCGTCATTCGCAGGCGGACCGAACTTCCCGCAACAGCGCCGGATAAGCCTCTCCGCAGGCGGCGACGGCCGCGAACACCGCGTCGAGGGCCGCCCGCAACGGATCGCTCTCCCCGGCGCCCAGCAGTGCGGGCAGAGCCATGTGCGGCTGGGAGACGGGCGGGGACGGGCCGGGCGCGCCGATCGTGGCCCACAGCTTGTAGCCCGTCGCTCGGGTGGGCTCCGGCGCGGGCTCTTGGGAGCGCCCCGGCTCCTTCGCCCGGTCGGCAGCCGGTCCCACGATCCATACGGTCGGTTCGGGCGCCGGAACCGGCAGGCACACCTCGTCACCGGCGGGCGCCTGGAACGGCGGACGCTCAGGTGGGACGGCCCGCCTCACGGTCCGGTGCGGGACATCCGGATCGGCGTCAAAGGCCCGCCAGGCCCGCTCCGAGTCGTCGAGGGGCGGCGGCAGTGGCCGTCCCTCCGCCACAGCGGTGAGTCCGGCTGCGATCCAGTCCAGCTCCGCCAGCCCCGCGGCCTCGCACGCGCGACGCGCGGCCAGCAGGGCCACCGCACGCTGTACCTCGGGGCCGGCCGCGTCGATGGCGTGCACGAGAGGCGCATCGAAGTCGATCAGACCGAGCACGTTGCCGTCGACCTCGCGCAGCGCCGGGCTCGGCGACCGACCGCCCCATGCCCACCGCTCATAGGCCAACTCGCGTTCCTTTTCTGCTTCTTCCTGTGCAAGACGGGCCCGGCGTTCGGCTGCCGCGCGTTCGGCCGGTGTGGGCGGCGGTGGCAGCTCGCGGGCGTAGCCGTGCCAGTAGGCCGCCATCCGCGAGGTCTGCCGCACGACGCGGTCCGGTGCGGGCGGGCCGGGCCAGAACTGCAGGAGACAGCAGTCCAGTCGGGGCTCCTCGTCCAGCCGGGTGTCCTTCCGGTGGGCCGCGTCCATGCCCTTGGCGCAGTACCGCACCCGGTAGTCGGTCTCGGCCAGGTCCAGCTCCCAGGTGTCCTCCCACGCCCACCGCACGAGCCTCGTCCCGTCGGAGACGGGGCGGAAGGACACCTCCACGACGTCCTCCCAGCCCTCGTCCAACGGCGGTGCCTCCTCGTGCACTTCCACCGTGAAGCCCACATCGCCCGTGTGCAGTCCGGTGGTCAGCCACAGTGCGCCCGGAACGGCAGCCCCGCAGAGCCCGGTGGGCTGGCCGGCGAACGCCTCCGCGAGATCAGGGCCGAAACTGTCGGGATCGCTCTCGACATAGATCTGACCGTAGTGGACGAACACCTCTCCCTCGACCGGCCTGCGCATCACTGCCCCCCCCGCTCACGGAACCGGGCCGCGCTTCCCCGAGCGAGCCGTGCCCGGCACACTACGGCCCGGCACTGACAACGCCCTGGCGCAACAGCGCGTCGGAGCGGCTGCCGACAGCGGCCTTCGGACCGGCGTACGCGGGCCGTCGCAGGCGGACGAAGCATCTCGTGCCCCTTCTCTTCTGACGGTGTGACCGTGTGGCGCCCGTCCGCGGCGGGCGGCCGGGGCTCGCCATCAGGTCGAGGTCCGTTCACCGCCAGCGTGTCTCGCCTCCCGCCCCTGAAATGGAGTCATGACTTCACAAGCACCCCTGAACGGCAGAAAGGCACTGGTCACCGGCGGCAGCCGTGGGATCGGCGCGGCGACGGCACGACGACTGGCGCAGGAGGGCGCGGACGTGGCCGTGACCTATGTGCACGGCAAGGAGGCAGCACAGGAGGTGGTACGCGACATCGAGGCGCTCGGGCGGCGGGCGGTCGCCCTGCGGGCGGATGCCGCGGACGCGGCGGAGGCGGCCGGCGCGGTGCACCGTGCGGCGGAGGCGCTCGGGGGCCTGGACGTGCTGGTGAACAACGCGGCCCTCGGCCTGATGCAGCCACTGGAGGACATGTCGCTCGCCGACGTGGACCGGCTCATCGCCGTGAACGTGCGCGGGGTGTTCCTCGCCTCCCAGGCCGCTGCCGCGCTCATGGCACCCGGAGGGCGGATCGTCACCGTCGGCAGTTGCATCACCCAGCACGTGCCCGCCCCCGGCGGCACGCTGTACGCGATGAGCAAGTCGGCCGTCGTGGGGCTGACCAAGGCGCTGGCCCGGGAGTTGGGCGGGCGCGGGATCACCGCGAACGTCGTCCACCCGGGCCCGACCGACACCGATATGAACCCCGCCGACGGGCCCTTCGCGGCCGGCCAGGCGGCCATGACCGCGCTGGGCCGCTACGGCACGGCCGAGGAGGTGGCCTCCGCCGTCGCCTACCTCGCCGGCCCGGAGGCGGCGTACATGACGGGGGCGGAGCTGTCGGTGGACGGCGGGCACGCGGCATGAGCGGGCGGGGCGCATCGGACTTCGGCCCGGCGCGCCCCGACGCGACCCGCTCCACCCGCTCCACCCGCTCCACCAAATGGTGCGCCCCGACTCGGCCATGTCGACCAGGCGGTGTGTCCGTTGCCCGCCCCGGCTCGGGCCGACCGGCCGATGGACCGGTGTTTCGCGTGCCGGTTGACCGTGACCGAGGGATGGCTTTGGATGGGGGCCATGTCGGGTGGCGCACAGGCCGGGGCGGAGCCGCTTCTCCTCTTCTCCACGCAGGACGCGTGGGAGCAGTGGCTGGAGGAGAACCACACGGATGTCACGGGTGTCTGGCTGAAGATCCCGAAGAAGGGCTCGGGAATCGACGGCGTCGACTACGCGCGGGCTCTGGAGTCGGCACTCTGCTTCGGCTGGATCGACGGGCAGAAGAAGAAGCTGGACGAGCTGCACTGGTTGCAGCGCTTCACTCCGCGCCGACGGGGCAGCAAGTGGTCGCAGGTGAACCGGCAGAAGGCGGTCGAGCTGACCGAGCAGGGCCGGATGCGACCGGCCGGTCTGCGGGAGGTGGAGCAGGCCAGGGCGGACGGCCGCTGGGAGGCCGCGTACGCCGCTCAGAGCACGGCGACGGTGCCCGATGATCTCCAGGCCGCCCTGGACGCCGTCCCGGAGGCGCGGGCCTTCTTCGCGACCCTGGACAGCCGCAACCGGTACGCGATCCTGTACCGGGTCCAGGACGCGAAGAGGCCCCAGACCCGGGCGGACCGCATCGAGAAGTTCGTCGCCATGCTCGCCGAGCAGCGGAAGATCTATCCCTGACCGGTGGCTCAGGCGCGCCCGGTCTGCGGCTTGCCGCGCCGCTTCGGGAGCAGTCCGAACCCCGCCCCCAGCGCGACGAGGCCCATCCCCACCGCGGCCATGGCGCCCTGCGTGCCGTCCACCGCGACCGCGCAGAACGCGGCGACGGTGCCGTTGAACAGGAACAGGAACCACAGCACCGGCCGGCGCGACAGGAAGGACTTGACCGGCTCCTTGCGGGCGATCCGGGAACCGGCCACCAGCGAGAGGGCGATGCCGCCGTAGGTGGCCACGCTCTTCGCCGTGCCGTCGAGGACGGTGCCGGAGGCCGCCGCCGCCGAGAGTCCGGCGACGAACGTGATCCAGAGGGTGGCCGTGGTGAGCAGGGACTTCATGAGGGAACTGCCTTCCGGGGAGGGGCGGGAACGTGTGGTTCCACCGTCTCGTCACCCGGTCGCGGCCACGAGGGTGTGCGCTCCCGAAGCGGGGGTGTAGCCCACTACACCCCGTTGGTGTGGGCCGCTCCCCCGCCATCGGGCAGCCGGGCACCTAGCGTGGTCGGTATGCGGAAAACCATGCGGCAGGCCGGGCGGGCCACGGTTCATCTGGTGCTGGCGGGGGCGATGGTGTTCGGCCTCTGCCTCTTCGTCACCGTGCTGCTGATCACCGCTGTCGGCACGCTCGCGGTGGTCGGGGCCTGGCTGCTGCCCGAGACCGTGCTGCTGATCCGGCGGATCGCCGGGGCCAAGCGCGCCATGACGGCTGTGTGGACGGGCCGGGAGATCCCCGAGGCGTACCAGCCGGTCACCGGTCCGCTGCGGCAGCGGCTGCGCACCGCCGTCCGCGACCCCGGTACGCGCACCGATCTGCGCTGGATGTTCGCCTCGTACGGCTACGGCACCCTCGTCCTGGTCGCGTTGCCGCTGTGGCCGCTCGGCCTGGTGGCCGACGGGGTGTGGTGCGGGCTGCTGCGGCGCGCCCCGGTCGTCCTGCCGCTGATCACCCGGCTCGCCGACCTGGAGGCCCGCTGGTCACAGGCCCTGCTCAGGCCCGCTCCGCAGGCGCTGCTGGCCGCCCGGGTCGAGCGGCTGGCGGCCACCCGTGCCGACGCCATCATCGCCCACGAGGCCGAACTGCGCCGTATCGAACGCGATCTGCACGACGGCGCCCAGGCCCGCCTGGTGGCCCTCTCGATGCGGCTCGGGCTCGCCCTGCGTGCCTACGACCGGGACCCCGAGGCCGCCCGCGCGCTCCTCGTCGACGCGCATCACCACGCCCAGGAGGCACTGACCGAGCTGCGGCACGTGGTGCGCGGCATCCACCCGCCGGTGCTCACCGACCGGGGTCTCGTCGGAGCCGTACGGGCCCTCGCGGCGAGCAGCGGGCTCGATGTGACCGTGAGCGTGACGGGCGGCCTGGAGGAGGGACCACGGCCTCCGGCGGCGATCGAGGCCGCCGCGTACTTCGCCGTGGCCGAGGCGCTGACCAACGCGGCCAAACACGGCGGCGGCCGGCGGGCGGACGTACGGCTGGAGCGCCTGCGCGGCGGGCTGCGGACCGTGATCGGCGACGACGGCCACGGGGGCGCCGACGAGCGGGGCGGCACGGGCCTGCTCGGCGTCCGGCGCCGGGTCGCCGCCCTGGACGGCGAGCTGACGGTGACCAGCCCCGCCGGCGGCCCGACCGTGATCGAGGTGGAGCTTCCCTGCGTGTGGTGACGGCCCGCGCCGAGGGTCTTGATCACGATCCCGGACTGCACGACCGTCACAGCACACATGCCTCGGGCACGCTCGATGCCTAGGCACGCGTCACCAGTCACGATCCGCCGTTTGCGGCGTCGCCGACCCGGGAGTTGCCCGGAGCCCCAGCTGACGCAGTGCGGCCGCCGCCGCTCCGGCGCCGCACAGGCCGTGGGCGCCGGGGCCCGGCGGGGTGGCCGCTGAGCAGAGGAACACCCCGGGCAGGCCGGTGGCATACGGGTCGAGGGCCGGGCGGGGGCCCAGGAGGAGCTGGGGGGCGGTCTTGGCTCCGGTGATGATGTCGCCGCCGGTGAAGTTGGGGTTGGCGGCGGCGAACCGGGCGGGTGGGGTGGCCCGCAGGCCCACGATGCGGTCGCGGGCGCCGGGGGCGAACCGCTCCAGTTGCCCGAGGATCGCCTCGGTGGCGTCCGCGTCGTAGCCGTGCGGGACATGGGCGTAGGTGTACACGGGGTGGACGTCACCGGCCGAGCGGGCGGGGTCGGCCAGGTACTGCTGGCCGACCAGGACGAAGGGGCGTTCGGGCATGCGGCCGGCCACCACGTCCCGCTCCGCCCGTGCCACCTCGGCGAGCGGGCCGCCCAGATGCACCGTGGACGCCCGGCGCGCGTGCGCGTTCGTCCAGGGCACACCGCCCTCGACGGCCAGGTCGAGCTTGAAGACGGCGGGTGCGCGACGGAAGCGCCGGTAGGCGTCGCGCACCCGGGCGGGCAGCCGGTCGCCGTACAGGGCCGCGACCTGGCCCGGGTCGAGGTCGAGGAGGGTGACGTCGGCGGGTGGCAGCTGCCGGCGGTCGGTGACGCGGACGCCGGTGTGGACGGTGCCTCCGTGCTCGCGCAGTACGCGCTCCATGGCGTGCGCGATGGACTGCGAACCGCCCTCGGCCACGGCCCAGCCGGCCGCGTGGCCCGCGGTGAGGATGCCGAGTCCGATCGCCGAGGTGAACGGGCGGGACAACGAGCGCATGGCGTGCGCCGCGACGCCGGCCCACAGCGCCCGCGCCTGGGGCGTGCGGAAGAGGCGGCCGAGAACAGTGGCGGGCAGGGTGGTGGGCAGGCCGAAGCGGGCGAGCAGCAGCGGGTGGGAGGGGAGGCGCAGGAGGGGGCCCAGCGCATCGTGGGCCAGGGCGTCCCAGTGCCGTACGGGGGTGGTGAACAGGGCCTGGTAGCGGTCCCCGTCGGGGCCGAGCAGGCGGGCGGTGTCCGGTACGGAGCGCAGCAGCACCCCGGCACTGCCGTCGTCCAGCGGGTGTACGCAGTCGACGTCGGCCGTCCGCCAGCGCAGCCCGTACCGGTCGAGGCCGAGGGCGCGCAGGGCCGGGGACGTGACGGCGGTGGGGTGGATCGCCGAGCAGTGGTCGTGCAGCAGGCCGGGCAGGAGGGCCTCGGAGCTGCGGGTGCCGCCGCCGATCTCGTCCGCCGCTTCCAGGACCGTCACCTCCAGCCCCGCCTTGGCGAGAAAGGCAGCGGCGGCGAGCCCGTTGGGCCCGGCGCCGACCACGACCGCGGACGTCATGCCGTGCCCCCCGAGGTGACTCGTGCAGGAATCAGATGGCCGCGGTGATCGTAATCCTCGGCCGCTCCGTCCTCGGTTGCCCGCCCCGGCTCAGCTCAGCACCGCTCCGTCCTCGGCTGCCCGCCCCAGGTCAGCACTGGGGCCGCTTGCCGTGGTTGGCGGCGTGGCCGCGCCGTGACTTCTTCTTCCGGCGTCGCTTCGAGGACATGGCAACCTCCTGCCGAGGAAACGATTCGATATACGCTACGAAAAATATCCCTTGTCACCTTTCAAAGCATCTTGAACCATATGCACCCTTTGGAGTGAAGGAGCCGCCATGACCGGTGACCCGGAGCCGATCAGCGCCACGGCCCGGCGCGCGCTGGAGCAGGAGCTGGCCGACCTGCGTGACGAGCGGCGACTCGTCGCCGGGACCGTGCGGGACACCGCCGAGGTGGGCGACAGCGCCGACGAGGCCGACGAGTTGCGGCGTGCCGACCAGCTAGACCGCCTGGACCGCCGTATCGAGGACATCACGGTACGGCTGCGTCAGGCGGCCGTGGCCGGGCCCGCACCCACCGATGCCGTGGGGGTGGGCAGCACGGTCACCGTCCGCTTCCCGGACGGCTCGGTGGAGACCCTGCAGGTCGGGGAGGTCGCCGAGGCCCTGGACCAGAACCTGGTCACCGTCGACAGCCCGTTCGGCCAGGCCCTGCTCGGCCACCGTCCCGGCGACACCGTCCGCTTCAGGACACCGGGCGGGCCGGCGAGCGCGGTCGTGGTGTCGATCGGCGAGCAAGGTGACCAAGACAAGCAGGGCTGAACGGCCGTTGCCGGTAGCGGTGGTTGGTCACGTGCCGTCGGCGTCGGTGCCTTTCCGCACCGAGCAGTGCAGCGAGTCCTCCACCACGTCGGCGACGATCGTCTCCCCGGGCTCGGCTTCACCGCTCAGCAGCAGGTCGGCGATCCGGTTGTCGAGTTCCGCCTGGATGGTGCGGCGCAGCGGACGGGCGCCGAACTCCGGCTGGTGGCCGTGCGCGATGAGCAGCTTCTTCGCGGACTCCGTGACGTCGAGCCGCATGCCCTGGGCGTGCACCCGGCGCTTGCTCCGGTCCAGCAGATGGTCCGCGATCCGGCTCAGGTCGTCCTCGGTCAGACCGTGGAAGATGATGATGTCGTCGATGCGGTTGAGGAACTCCGGCAGGAACCTTCCCCGCAGGTCCTCCATCAACTCGTCCTTCAGTTCGGACACATCGCCCTTGTGGTCGAGGATGCGGTGCGCGCCGATGTTGGACGTCATGATGACCACACAGTGCCGGAAGTCGACGGTGCGGCCCTGCCCGTCGGTCAGCCGTCCGTCGTCCAGGATCTGCAGCAGGGTGTTGAACACATCGGGGTGGGCCTTCTCCACCTCGTCGAACAGCACCACACTGTACGGCCGGCGGCGCACCTTCTCGGTCAGCTGGCCCGCCTCCTCGAAGCCGACGTATCCGGGAGGGGCGCCGACGAGCCGGGCGACGGTGTGCTTCTCCTGGAACTCGCTCATGTCGAAGCGGATCATCCGGTCCTCGTCGCCGAACAGCAATGCCGCGAGGGTCTTGGCGAGTTCGGTCTTGCCGACACCGGTGGGGCCGAGGAAGAGGAACGATCCCACGGGCCGGTCCGGGTCGCCCATGCCCGCGCGATTGCGGCGCACGGCCTGCGAGACGGCGGTGACCGCCTCGTCCTGGCCGACGATCCGGGCGTGCAACTCCTCCTCCAGCCTGAGGAGTCTCTCCTTCTCGCCTGCGGTGAGCTGGGCGACCGGAATGCCCGTGCGGCGGGAGACGACATCCGCGATGTCGGCGGCCGTGACGGACACGACGCCCTCGCGGCGCTCCTCGATCCCGGCGAGTTCGGCCTCCACCTCGGAGAGCTCCCGCTTCAGCTCGGAGGCCCGCTCGAAGTCCTCGGCGGAGACGGCCTGTTCGAGTTCCCGGCGCAGCTTGGCGATCCGGTCCTCGCGGCTGACGACCTCGGTGGACCGGCTCACACTGCGCAGCCGTACCCGGGCACCGGCCTGGTCCATGACGTCGATGGCCTTGTCAGGCAGGAAGCGGTCGGTGACGTAGCGGTCGGACAGCTCGGCGGCCGCGGCCAACGCCCGGTCGTCGAAGCGGACTTGATGGTGGGCCTCGTAGGAGTCGCGGAGTCCTTCGAGGATCTGGACGGTCTCCTCGACCGTGGGCTCGGGGACCATCACGGGCTGGAACCGGCGCTCCAACGCCGCGTCCTTCTCGACGTACTTGCGGTACTCGTCGACGGTGGTGGCGCCCACCACACGGAGTTCGCCGCGCGCGAGCGCGGGCTTGAGCATGTTGCCCGCGTCCATGGAGCCCTCGCCGGTGGCACCGGCGCCGACGACCGTGTGGAGTTCGTCGATGAACAGGATGATCCGGCCCTTGGCGGCCTGGACGTCCCCGATGACCTTCTTCAGCCGTTCCTCGAACTGGCCCCGGTACTGCGCGCCCGCCACCATGCCCGACAGGTCGAGGGCGACGACCCGCTTGTCCTTCAGGGTGTCCGGGACCTCGCCCGCCACGATGCGCTGGGCGAGCCCCTCGACGATGGCGGTCTTGCCGACGCCGGGTTCCCCGATGAGGACGGGGTTGTTCTTGGAGCGCCGGGAGAGGATCTCGACGGT encodes:
- a CDS encoding SAM-dependent methyltransferase — its product is MTPHSADEEAWTIYGQQQLDRGYSPPVPERIDWGFWPGVGPGAEIIGDIRGKRVLDIGSGPGHHAVHLARTYGALVDGVDLSPTQHRRALNDHGTEPGVRFLCADVAEHLRRTQRSYEAAYALRTFGCVDPLHLLPALCDGLVRGAPLVFSALHTDADGQGPSSEPVVRQGYVRLRDQEPIAVRMWVLSPVLWEELLAAHGFDVEVSELLAAPDADNPVVVQLVRARRR
- a CDS encoding cobalamin-independent methionine synthase II family protein, translated to MIIPTEPIGSLPRSPQLLQARAAFQTGELGEDAFTSAQREAVRDTIERLEAAGSPVVTDGEQSKPSFLTYPIAGSPSLSSDGVVIPFADGHQRQLPALTAGPFRYLVSADQYLRAALQHARVPVKQAVVAPSALSLLYPAAGIVGYPREEYLHQLADEAEAEIRRCLDAGAHVVQLDFEEARLSLKLDPSGQVLDDFVSLNNQVLARFTESERARIGVYSGPGADQNATHSLDVDYAELLPRLFRLTAGNFYLQLASEADPDRVLRLIADELRPGTRVFVGVTDPTDPRVETAEQVRDRVLRAAKHIPVDQLGTCDDAGFAPFADDTSTSREVAFAKIRARVEGTALAAQILG
- a CDS encoding SDR family oxidoreductase, which encodes MTSQAPLNGRKALVTGGSRGIGAATARRLAQEGADVAVTYVHGKEAAQEVVRDIEALGRRAVALRADAADAAEAAGAVHRAAEALGGLDVLVNNAALGLMQPLEDMSLADVDRLIAVNVRGVFLASQAAAALMAPGGRIVTVGSCITQHVPAPGGTLYAMSKSAVVGLTKALARELGGRGITANVVHPGPTDTDMNPADGPFAAGQAAMTALGRYGTAEEVASAVAYLAGPEAAYMTGAELSVDGGHAA
- a CDS encoding YdeI/OmpD-associated family protein, encoding MSGGAQAGAEPLLLFSTQDAWEQWLEENHTDVTGVWLKIPKKGSGIDGVDYARALESALCFGWIDGQKKKLDELHWLQRFTPRRRGSKWSQVNRQKAVELTEQGRMRPAGLREVEQARADGRWEAAYAAQSTATVPDDLQAALDAVPEARAFFATLDSRNRYAILYRVQDAKRPQTRADRIEKFVAMLAEQRKIYP
- a CDS encoding sensor histidine kinase; this encodes MRKTMRQAGRATVHLVLAGAMVFGLCLFVTVLLITAVGTLAVVGAWLLPETVLLIRRIAGAKRAMTAVWTGREIPEAYQPVTGPLRQRLRTAVRDPGTRTDLRWMFASYGYGTLVLVALPLWPLGLVADGVWCGLLRRAPVVLPLITRLADLEARWSQALLRPAPQALLAARVERLAATRADAIIAHEAELRRIERDLHDGAQARLVALSMRLGLALRAYDRDPEAARALLVDAHHHAQEALTELRHVVRGIHPPVLTDRGLVGAVRALAASSGLDVTVSVTGGLEEGPRPPAAIEAAAYFAVAEALTNAAKHGGGRRADVRLERLRGGLRTVIGDDGHGGADERGGTGLLGVRRRVAALDGELTVTSPAGGPTVIEVELPCVW
- a CDS encoding phytoene desaturase family protein; amino-acid sequence: MTSAVVVGAGPNGLAAAAFLAKAGLEVTVLEAADEIGGGTRSSEALLPGLLHDHCSAIHPTAVTSPALRALGLDRYGLRWRTADVDCVHPLDDGSAGVLLRSVPDTARLLGPDGDRYQALFTTPVRHWDALAHDALGPLLRLPSHPLLLARFGLPTTLPATVLGRLFRTPQARALWAGVAAHAMRSLSRPFTSAIGLGILTAGHAAGWAVAEGGSQSIAHAMERVLREHGGTVHTGVRVTDRRQLPPADVTLLDLDPGQVAALYGDRLPARVRDAYRRFRRAPAVFKLDLAVEGGVPWTNAHARRASTVHLGGPLAEVARAERDVVAGRMPERPFVLVGQQYLADPARSAGDVHPVYTYAHVPHGYDADATEAILGQLERFAPGARDRIVGLRATPPARFAAANPNFTGGDIITGAKTAPQLLLGPRPALDPYATGLPGVFLCSAATPPGPGAHGLCGAGAAAAALRQLGLRATPGSATPQTADRDW
- a CDS encoding 50S ribosomal protein bL37; translation: MSSKRRRKKKSRRGHAANHGKRPQC
- a CDS encoding GreA/GreB family elongation factor: MTGDPEPISATARRALEQELADLRDERRLVAGTVRDTAEVGDSADEADELRRADQLDRLDRRIEDITVRLRQAAVAGPAPTDAVGVGSTVTVRFPDGSVETLQVGEVAEALDQNLVTVDSPFGQALLGHRPGDTVRFRTPGGPASAVVVSIGEQGDQDKQG